Part of the Ictalurus furcatus strain D&B chromosome 10, Billie_1.0, whole genome shotgun sequence genome, GGATTGGATCTGATGGTATTGGGATTGGCTCTGATGGTGTTGGGATTGGATAGGATTGCATTGGGCAGTATTGGATCTGATGGTATTGGGATTGGATCTGATGGTGTTGGGATTGGATAGGATTGCATTGGGCAGTATTGGATCTGATGGTATTGGGATTGGATCTGATGGTGTTGGGATTGGATAGGATTGCATTGGGCAGGATTGGATCTGATGGTATTGGGATTGGATCTGATGGTGTTGGGATTGGATAGGATTGCATTGGGCAGGATTTGAGTGGTTTTGGAGGGGAACGGGCAGCATGGTGGTTTTGATTGTGTCGTGTAAATTTGAAAAGGTTTAGGGAACCTACAGTTTCTAATCTGAGTCATGATAAAGATCTATGCATTTTAAACATAtccatattttattttctattttatttatttatttaatttaatattttgccCATAACTTCTCTCTGTGGTTCTTTTATGTAATAACAGAAATACTTCCTGGCCTCTCTGGAGAGAGCCAAAGCGGAGGGTGAGCACGATGAGCATTACTACAACGCCATTTCCGTTACCACCTCCTACAACCTGGCGCGGCTCTACGAGGCCATGTGCGAGTTCCACGAGGCTGAGAAGCTCTACAAGAACATCCTGAGAGAACATCCAAACTACGTCGACTGTAAGAAATTAGAATCCCCCCCGTATATTATATACCTAGCAGTTCTTAATGTAATTATCatcatttataatttatgaTCTTTAACAGGTTACTTGCGTCTCGGAGCAATGGCCCGTGACAAGGGCAACTTCTACGAAGCCTCAGACTGGTTTAAAGAAGCTCTTCAGATCAACCAGGTAGTTATTCACTGATCTTATTAATCAGAAAATAATTAAGCCTATTAATTAATCAGCTTGTCTTTGGTTGGTTGTCTGACGTGTCGAGCGAACGATCTCATCCTGGTCACGTCGATTACCGAAACGCtccagactgtctcactttgcGTGAAACATGACTCGTGAGATTCTGCTCGACTTTCTCGTCGCATCTCTGAATGGTAGCTCCGCCTCCTATCGGTCTAGATCGCCAGCTCTCGTTGAGAAGTAACGATGTCTGTACGTCGCAGACCGCGTGAGCTCCGGGTTAATAACGTGTCTCTGTCCTGGCAGGACCACCCAGACGCTTGGTCCCTGATCGGAAATCTCCACTTGGCCAAGCAGGAGTGGGGTCCCGGCCAGAAGAAGTTCGAGCGTATCCTGAAGCAGCCGTCTACTCAGAACGACACGTACTCCATGCTGGCGCTGGGTAACGTCTGGCTGCAGACGCTACACCAGCCCACGAGGGATCGAGAAAAGGTTCGAGATGTGGTTCAGGGTTTACGGATTAACGCTCGAGTCTTCTCGGCTCATCTTTTCTCGCTTCTCGTTCTAGGAAAAGAGGCACCAGGACAGAGCTTTGGCCATTTATAAACAAGTTCTGAGGAACGATTCGAAGAATCTGTATGCTGCCAACGGTATCGGTACGTATCCACCAGTGACTCGGTGTACATGTGAGCAGAGTGTTATTAGTCTTGTTGTTCAACTCCTAGCGAaatattcagtattttttttttttaaacgagcgACGTTTTCTTCAGTACTCCCAAGCGGACAAGAATATTACGCACCCACGCTGCTCTTGTGTCTTACCCAGGAGCTGTTTTGGCCCACAAGGGTTACTTCCGTGAAGCACGTGACGTGTTCGCGCAGGTCCGGGAAGCCACAGCGGATATCAGTGACGTCTGGCTGAACCTGGCGCACATTTACGTGGAGCAGAAGCAGTACATCAGCGCTGTgcagatggtgagagagagagagagagagagagacagacagacagacagagagagagagagacagagagagagagagagacagacagacagacagaccgagagagacagacagaccgagagagacagacagaccgagagagacagacagacagagagagacagacagacagagaccaacaaagaaacagagagagagagagacagacagaccgagagagagagacagacagacagacagagagagagagagagagacagacagacagacagagagagagacagacagacagagaccaacagagagagagatagacagacagagagagagagagagagagagacagacagacagagaccaacaaagaaacagagagagagacagacagacagacagagagagacagagacagacagagagagacagagacagacagacagacagagagagacagagacagacagacagacagagagagagagagacagacagagagagagacagacagagagagagacagacagagagagagacagacagagagacagagaccaacaaagaaacagagagagagacagagacagacagacagagagagacagagacagacagacagagagagacagagacagacagacagagagagagagagagagagagacagacagagagagagacagacagacagacagagagagagagagagacagacagagggagagagagacagcaagagaccGACACAGAGAGcaacacggagagagagacggacagcgagaaagagagagagacagacagagaccgACACagagagcaacacacacagagagagagacagacagacagagagagagggggagagagagagagagagagagagagagagagagagagacagacagacagagagagagagagagagacagacagacagacagacagagagagagagagagagagagacagacagacagacagacagagagacagagagagagacagacagacagacagacagacagagagagagagagacagacagacagacagacagacagagagagaggcagaaagagggagagagagagacagacagagagcaacacagagagagagagagggagagagagagggagggagggacagagagagagagagagagagaggaacagcgAACATGATTTCAGTGATTGTGATCAGAACAGGAAACTTGTGTCTTCTGTGTCTTCAGTATGAGAACTGCCTGAAGAAATTCTACAAGTACCAGAACACCGAGGTGCTGCTGTACCTGGCTCGAGCGCTGTTTAAGTGCGGAAAGCTGCAGGAGTGCAAACAGATGCTGCTGAGGGTCAGTCATAAGttaatactttatttatatatatatatatatatatatatatatatatatatatatatataaaataccgTTTCTAGAACGGCGTTCGCGTATTGAAACACAGACGTGCAAAACAGGAAGAAACCGTTAAAcgtaaaaaatattgtattaatattgTGATAATAGCAATTCTTCTTTTATCTTATACaccaccggtcaaaagtttgtggacactcgactgaaacgtttctcatgatctttaaaaagcttttaatcTGAAGGTGTGCGATAAaacgtttgaaatcggtgtcatagacaaaaatataatcgtgccgacataTTCGTTCCTTTCATTAGTAAACgaactcggagcgaaatattccgaaagcagccgataagagtccagcgtcggtgggaactcctttaatactgtttaaaaatcatctcggggaaattcctcaagaaatcggtcgagaaaacgccaagaatacatttctggaatttctagGGGAAaagcgtgtctactttgaagatgataaaatattaaattatttttttatttatttgggatttttttatcacaatataattcccatagtttcctttgtgttactccagagatttgctgactttattattattctaaaatgtgggaaaataaaaataaagaatgagtgtgtctaaacctTTGACCTTGTAGTATATATCTGCATATTAGTATTTGCGTTTGCATACTGGAAGCTGATTGGCTCTTACATCTAATGACACAATAACACGTCGACACTGATGAATGAATTCAAGGTTTTGTAAAGTTTAAGGTGATTTCACGTACAATTTTACGATGGTAATTAACGTCACAACATGATGATATAATAGCATAACACTACGCTGATATTTATCAAATGAAAAGATTTATAATGGTGGTTTATAACGAGGAGCCGTGATGGTTCTAGATTGTCGGAGCATGAAAAGAAGCGAACGGCGGAGTAATTATAAATCCGTATGCGCTGTTTAGTTTATATAAAACCACGTCGGTGTTTTTCTTCAGGCCCGTCACGTGGCTCCCAGCGACACGGTGTTGATGTTCAACGTGGCCTTGGTGCTGCAGCGGCTCGCCACTCTGGTGCTGAAGGACGAGAAGAGCAACCTGAAGGCCGTCCTGAGTGCGGTGAAGGAGCTGGAGCTCGCTCACAGGTACACTCACGCCACCAAATTTACAGCACAGATTTACGACAGTTATTTCATATTCCGATATCCCAACGGTTCAGTATAACGTGTCTTGTTTTTAACGTCTTTATGACTTATCTAAGTATTTCCATGCTTTTAGCGATGtaaaggtgcagtctgtaatATTGATGGCAAAACATATCATAGTATTTTTCCGCAGTAGATTTATGGTTTCAGGCTTCTCAGTCTTGTATCTCTCTGGACTAAAAATGAGTCCCCCCCCCCAAGCCAAAAAAGAGCTGCTGTACCCTGACCCGCCCCCTTTTTCCTTATAAGGCAAGCGGGGTGGGTGAGATGCTAAGAAGGCTTTTCTTAgtggattcattcattcacaagtGGAttcattgtaattgtaatttcACCTCGCAGACAGAAGAGGGTGCTACAGATCGAATAAATATCCAAATCGAATCCGTATCCGTGACTCTAAGCCCGCTCTGTCCTCCTGCAGGTACTTCAGCTACCTCAGTAAAGCCGGAGACAAGATGAGATTCGACTTGGCGCTGGCTGCGAGCGAAGCAAGGTGGGTTCACACGGTGATTAATCGCGGTCGCGTGAcgattcacccccccccccgtatGTTTTATCAGAAGCGCCGAGATCCAGACCGGGCTAAGCTGACCTAGAACATGTGTTACGATTGTAGGCAGTGCTCTGACCTGCTGAGTCAGGCGCAGTACCACGTGGCCCGCGCCCGTAAACAGGACGAGGAGGAGAAGGAGCTGCGAGCCAAGCAGGACCAGGAGCGAGAGCTGCTGAGGCAGCAGCTGCAGCGCGAGCAGGAGGAGAAACGGATCAAGGAGGCCGAGGAACAGAAGAAGCTCCTGGAGCAGCGAACGCAGTACGTGGAGAAGACCAAGAACCTCCTCAACTTCACTGATGAGATGAAGGAGTCTgcgaaagagaagaagaaaggaggagGCGGAGGAGGACGGGTCAGTGTCGGCCATTTTACCGTTTCTTTGTCATTTATATATgattgtataatttatttattttattttttaacgaTGATGCGGTCGTTCCTTCACTAGCTTCTGTTTTCTCGTAAATGTATTTGATTGAAGTTGAtcggacaaaaaaaacacccccaaaaaacCGCAGCGtcacgttaccgagaaaccgcgaGGATAATCAGACTCGCGCTAAATAAATAAGCCTTCGGTTTTCTGCAGCGTGGCTCCACCCACTTTCTTAAACTACATGTGGCATGCGAGGTCCTGTGCAAGGAAAAGGGGTggagctatttatttatttatttatttatttatttatttatttatttacagtcagtaattcctcttcttcttcttcttcattatcGATCAGCGTAAGAAAGGAGCCGAATACGACGACTTCGTCAACGACGACTCGGACGAAGAGCTGCCCATccggaagaagaagaggaaggcgCCTCGCAGCGGGAGCGAGCAAGAGGAAGACGACGAAGACGGAGAGAAGAAGCAGCGCAGGAAAAGGAGGAGGTGAGGAGAACACGATTTATACAAGTACACAAATAAGCACGAGGTGATGAACAGGAACAAATTTTCAGTTAAACGTCAAGTTAAAGAGAGACGCTTTGAAAGCGCAGAGCTCCACGGTCCTGAGACGAGCTTCCGTTTGTTTCTTCAGACCGAAAGGTGGTGACGACGGAAGTGACGAGGACGAGGGCGGCTCGAGACCGAAAAAACAGCGCAAACCTCGAGAGCGCAAGAGGATCGAGAAagtacagactttttttttttttttttttttttccccctccactgtaaatactgtacattctaCTTGATGTATCCGTACTGAACGTGTTTTTCTCCCGCCAGTCCAAACCCGAGCGTCTGCCGGCGTCTCTTAAAGGAAAGATCAAATCCAAGGCCATCATTTCCTCCTCGGATTCCTCTTCGGATGAGGACGGGCTGAAAATAGCCGAGGACCGGTGAGAGTCTGTGTATTTGTGATCAGTGCAAAACGGGAAGAAAGCGTTAAACGTGAAAAATATTGCGATGGTAGTAATTCTTCTTTTATCTTGTACACggccggtcaaaagtttgtggacactcgactgaaacgtttctcatgatctttaaAGACCTTTTCATATGAAGgggtgtgattaaatgtgtgaaatcggtgtcgtagacagagatataatcgtgccgacgtttTCGTTTCTCTCGTTAGAAaaccaacattttatttacaaaaaagtattttttaaaattgatgacTCGGAGTGAAATAGTGCAGCGTGTtaaactcctttaatactgtgaGAAAACgccgagaatacatttctggaaattctcggcgaaaagggcgtcgactttgaaggtgctaaaatattaaattattttgatttatttaggtttttttttttttatcacaacataattcccatcgttccctttgtgttactccagagttttgatgacttagAGTAAGAGTaagtctaaacttttgaccggaaGTGTACATCCCGCTTATTTTCTTGGTCTCAGGCATCGGGACAGCGGCTCGGGATCGGAGGACGGAGGCCACCAGAAACGCATCGCGTCCGACAGCGAATCCGACGAAGAGCGGCGCCACTCAGCCAACTCGGAAGAGGACGACTCCGGCAGCGAGCGGCCGGTGAAGAAGAGGAGGCCGCAGCCTCAGTCCGATTCCGAGCAATCGGACAACGAGAGCAAGAGAAGCCGCTCGGACGGTTCCGAGGACGAATCCCGGCCCGGTTCTCCAGCGCCggtctcagaacaggcctccGAAAACGAAGGATCGCCTCAGCGCTCCGATAACGAATCCGAGCCCGAGGGATCCAACAACGAGGCCTCAAACAGAGGCTCTGACGACGACAGTGACTGAGTTTAACACACTATAAATGTGTGTCATGaattatcccccccccccccatgtccTTTTGTTCTTTGTCCTAGATTAGGTCATGATCATGTATCTTCTTTGGACACCTTTTGTCTGCTGGTTGAGTAGATGATACTTTGGTaactcttttttattttattttatttttttttatcccccccaaaaaatggtggaacttttgtttttttttcctgggtgGGGGAGGAGGGGGTGAGTTAAGTTTTGAGTAAAAATGttacttttgtgtttttctcgTGCAGTGGATATTTCAGAATAAATCAAGATGGAGCCCAGATACTTCACAGAAATGAATTGGTTATAAACATGTACATTTGTACCgaattaaaataaatccttTTGAATCAGGAATCCATGTTTTCTCCGTTGCGAAGAATAAAACGTTTCATTAAATTGGAATTAAACCTTTCAAGTAAGGTGATCAGCGTTCCCACGGGTCATGGAAAGTCAGGGAATATTGGTTGTaaaattttcaaatgttttagCTAAAATGTGagataatgtaaaaatgtacttaaaatggCTCACAGTACCTTGTAAATGAATTATTTCCATTAaagaaatattgttttattaggACCATTTTGTTTATGAGGTGTAAAGACTAGTCATGGGATAAGTAGATGTTCTTTTTAAGCACTGAAAAAGGCTGTTAACCAGGAAATCAAGGTTACAGATATAATGGGTTAAAATaggtagggtttttttttctgctcagtacCCAGGCAATACATTGTACCATTCTTCATCGAGCAGGTCGGGGAAACGCCATGGACTTTCACATTTGACTTGAAGTGGGAACCCTGGGTGCTGATGTTCCAGTAACAGCATATctttgagtgttttatttcctttatacCTCAGCACATAGCCAACGATACCAGtttcagggttttttgttttaattatcgtacattaaagtgtttaatttagttacatcagaagttagttcctgttctcacacaGCTTGTCCTGAAAGTATGAAGACTCTCCAGTGTCTGAAGATTGCGTTCTGGTTTTAGCTCAGTGACCaagtgctaacactggagactccttccaaaaacaaacaaaactccaCCCTGTCAAcgattccatttaaaaaattaattttaaagtcTGCGTACACTATTACTATGGAAAGGATAACATTTTAGAACTAAAACACAttaagaatataaataaatgaataccttctgcccaatcagattggagaatttaaataaaaccgAGGACTTGTTCATACAGAAATCCACAGCCGTGGCCAGACGATTGTGATGTGTAACTTTATTGAAAGTTAAGCGAGTGGTACACAACATTCAGCGCTCTTACATCTTACAGTAACACTTTAAATAGCAAGTAATTCATTGTACAGGCGTATACCACGTGTGCATCCATTTTTATTGTTCTACCTACAGATAAAGCATCAGTCGTTTTCTTTTAGTCATGATAGAGTTCAATAAATATCTGTATTAGATATTATGGAAACAGTCTTAGGTTTTCATAAGCCGAGTGGTTCTCAAAGTCGACGGCGGTTCCGATTTCCTTTTACCTTTATTTCACaaattaaaaagttttttttttttctcctccatttttcattttaacgtctaaaaatgtatgtttatgtgtCGTCGAGTCGCTCGATGGTTGCTGCATCTGAAATAGGCTATGTTTGGTAAATCCCTGAACATGCTgtaaagaaggagagagggggagaaaaaaacaaaacaaaaaaaaaaactttcaagtATCAACGTTTGACAAGTAATGGAGGGGACAGATTggcttaaaaaaagagagagtatgtgagagagagcacGCTGTTGAACTCATCTCCCACATGGCTTTCCTTTGTCACAATCAGATCAGAGATGGAGGGAGGTggggtttccccccccccagacTCAAGCACTGTGCAGGTTTGGAGAACTAAACCTATTTGAAGGACTTGATTCAACCCAGCGTGCTAAACCCATGGCTAAAGAGGTAGAAACAAACTGCATGATGATTACAGTCGTGGGATCCTTGTAACAATCGGGGGAGCGTATTGCAACAGCTCGTGACACTGAGCACAAAGTGCGTTTCTGCGCTTGTGTTACAGCAgcaggagagaagaaaagaagaagaaaaaaaaaaaggctttagcAAATACGTGGTCTTTAAAAGCAAACACGAGCAGGATCACGCCGCTAATACCGTTTCTTAGGGGTTTGTTTTAAACCTAGTAAACCATTACATACTTTAAATGACGAAGGTGCGAGGATTGAAGTGTTGTAAATCAGGGAACGAAGCAAAGGGttgataggaaaaaaaaaaaaaaaaaaaagatgaagaaaaaaaaaaaacgtatacaTGACAGCGGGTTCGAGAGGCGAGTTCCGGGCAAGATCTTAAGTAGACCCTTAAGGCTTTGGGCTGGTTTCTCAGCTCAGTCAGCCTCTTCTTCAGACTCCTCTTCCTCAGCAGTCTCCAACCAGGTCAGCCACTGGTTCACCTAAAGAGAGCGTACACGACATCACTACTTTatgaagaaaaaggaaaaaacccATAACTTTCgaaacatttctgcaaagaTCATGCGAGATAGATAAGGAGCCCgtttaaaacaaaactacagACTGTGAATAAAAAGTGGGTATAAAGATAAATCTGAGCATGGAAatagttttgatttttttggggttttttttttttttaaaaagcacattatatattaaaatcaattaaaagtGTCTTATGGAAACTGGAATCTTACTATAAACCCCATTTTAAACTACTCACTGAACTCGCGTATTCATATAAAAACATTCCCATCCGAAGGGTTTTCTGAGGCCGCCGCACATTTAAACGACTGGTTAGATAGAAACGTGCGACAGTGTCGTAACGTGCACGGACGATCAGTACCTGGAACAACGCTTTCCCTTTGCCAGGAAATTCTTGTGTAATATCTTCTTTCCATGCAAGGAAGGCTTCTTCTTCAATTATTTCCATATCATAAAAGTTGACAAAGTAGCGCAGCAACATTCctgtgaggagaaaaaaaaaaaaaccccaataacaACCAGTTATTCACAATTACTGTGTGAATCACTGAAAAGATTACACCCCCCCCGCACAATAATCGGTGTAAATCAGTGTAGCTTCGAGTTACAGACCTTTGGGGAAGGCCTTGGCGTTGCAGTGCACTTGCAGCGCGTACAGGGCGCTGACCTGCAGCTCCACGTGATCGTGCAGGAACTTGTGCATCACTGGTTTGAAAGCGAACAGCAGCTGCTTCTCCTGGTCCAGCTGTTCTTTCGAAGGTGAGGACAGCTGCTCGTCGGTTTCGTTCAAATAAATCTCGTGGAAAATGTACTGCAAAAAGCTGAATCGGGGAAAACGCGAAGAAGAGGTTCAAAACACACGGACAATAAACGGCAGCAGCATACgacgaagtgttttattcctctaacaACACTGCAACGTGCCAAAGCGAacaatttcttaattattaaaagaacatacagtttatctgtttatatgtaatgttgtggaaggtctTCGAAGGTCTCCAAGTTATTTATAAACGGCTATTCCCTCAACAGCCTCGATACccaccccccttttttttcttgaagacAAGTCAAAATCATGCAGCTTTCATGGTGCTCAAGCCCTATCTAGACAGGATATATCTATAGGATATATATCTAGATATAGGATATAGGATATATATCTAGACAGGCCCCAGGGTAGTTTCTTATTTTACAGGTGCTCCTCTGATTTTATTTCCAGCCAGATTGGCCATGTTGGTATGTTTACTCGCCCTCCTCGGAGAACCGTTTGGATGCCATGCTGTGAATGGAGCGTGATGGTGAAGACACCACTCGCTAGGAACTCGCCCGTTATGCGGCCGTTTTATTGTTCCCCCAATGCACTGAggaaatgctttaaaaatatatttattaccgATGTCCCCCCTGATAAACTGATCCAATCCGAAtagggctttaaaaaaaaaagaatcacaaaGCGTAAAAATCCCTGGTCATGAAGACTTGCTGAGCTGAGAGCTCAACAGCCACTGAACTAAACCGCAAAAGCAGTTACCTGGTCATCAGAATGTTGACGAAACCCTTATCGGTGTGAAGCTTGGGTGAAATGTTGTCCTTGATCCACTTGTAGATAGTTTGGGGTGCGGGGTCTGCTTTGATCTGCTTCAGCAGCTCCTTCTCCAGTTTCATGAGCGGGAACAGGAAGCTCAGACCCTTCCCTTCCAAAATCTCCAACATGCGGTCTTTGTTTTGGTCTATTTCTGCACACATCACAGGGTTGTACGTTATTGATGATATAATAGCAAAAAAGGCTGCAGGAAGCAGTGAAACGCTCATGTGAACGCGACGCATGGGAGGATTTATGCGAGGATGAGTGAGGTACCTGgcagcatcttctgcatgttGACCTTGCTCTGCTGGAACAGGTCGGCGAGCCACTCCTTATCCTTCAGCTTGGCGGTTTGCTGCAGGCAAAGCAAGAAGAGAGGGAAGTGCACACCGTTCTCCAGAGGATGGGCCAAGTCTGCGATGCTCATGAGGTCGGCGATGACAGCACGTGCAGCAAACTGAGCCAGATAGGACTTCACCAGGGGAATGTCACCCTCAAGCTTAGGACACTGGTCCAAAACGTTAAGGAAAGCCTGTGGTAACGCACACAAAAATGGCACCATGGTTTCTTTTCGATAAGGGGAGGAAGGAGCGATCAGACAtgcattcattaaaaataaataaataaataaaatgaaaaaacaccGCACCTGCATGAAGTTCTCCCCGGTGATGAGGCCCTCAGTACGCAGTGCGTGGAACAGACTGCTAACATGCTCCTTATCTTCATCCATGCTGTCCAATGAGCACACGATGATCTTACTCAACATCTCAGGCAGGAAGTGTTTAGGCGCCCTCATCTCCCTCACCCCGTTCACAGCGTCACTCAATTTCTTGTTGTTCAGATACTCCTTAATAATAGTCTCCTGAAAGACAAAAGtggtgtgtgaagtgtttaagAGGAGGTCTTTTGATCAAAAATCATGGACCACGACACTTTGGGCATTCTGTTaaagaaaagattaaaaaaaatctattttccaataaatgctttatactacttgtaccacagcaatttggcactttattaattaataaatataatttgatgggaaagaaagaaagaaagaaaaaaaaaaagcaagtgaCCGCTCATAATTAGATACATACACTCATCTTAAGCAGTTCCTCTTTAGCAGGAGGTGGTTTCTTGCTCGCCTTCTGAGGTTTCTCCTGAATGGGAGGTGGATTTGTCTTCAGGCCAAGCTGTGGAGGCTGAAAAACAAGGAGggaaggaggaagaaaaaaaattttaattaatgaacaCTACTTCTTGGTTGTGAATATTTCTGGAGTGGAGGATTATGGGAAGACCAGCACCTGTCCAAGCGGAGGGGTGGATGTGCGGGGAGGTTGAGCGCTGGGAGGAATCATGTTGGGAATCTGTGGCTGCAGCTTTGGCACTTGGTTTTTGTTCAGGAGAAATGATTGAGCCGGTCTCAGGCTAATCTGTATTGGCACACAAGAAGGGAGCGCGtgatttgggggtgggggggggtcgATAGAGGAATATTTAGTGCATCGAGAAATTTGCATTGTTACAAGCAGATCTGACGTTTTCCAAACATCTTTTACCTCATCGACGTTGAGCTGTCCTTTCTTGCTGAAACGTGGCGGCACGTCCTTGGACTGGGCTTGCTGCTGAATCTGGTTCTGGAAAAGCAGATTCTGTCCCTTCGGAAACAAAGTGAAGAATCAAACgccaattcaaataaaataaaaaaaaagtttcaagaCAAGTTAATGCAGACAGATTTAGAGATCAGTTGGTACCTGATTGGATTTCATGAAAGGCTTGTCAAACTGAGACTGAAGAGCGGGAGCTATGTGGCCACCGTGGCCGTTGAAGAGCGGGTTTGTGCGATGACGTCCCATGGTGGGCGAATACCGGTCTTGAATAACCCCAGGTCCAGTTCCAATCCCACAGCCTGAgatcagacagaaaaaaaaaaaaaaatcctgccaTATCCTCTGATTTTGGTCATCAACACGACATATGCAAAGCGTTTCACTGTCCAACCTTAGTATGCATTGCAGTGTGACTACAGACTAAAATCCACTAGCAAAATATTCATTCAAACATGCTTTataattctcgattctgattggtcggaatgagctggttcattttctataacagcactcaTTCTGGCATGTTACTGTTACTACAGTAACAGCTTACTCACAGGGAATCGCATAGCCGACATTCCACATGCTCTAGGCCTAATAA contains:
- the ctr9 gene encoding RNA polymerase-associated protein CTR9 homolog — its product is MSRGSIEIPLRDTDEVIELDFDQLPEGDEVISILKQEHTQLHIWIALALEYYKQGKTEDFVKLLEAARIDGNLDYRDHEKDQMTCLDTLAAYYVQQARKEKNKDAKKDLINQSTLLYTMADKIIMYDQNHLLGRACFCLLEGDKMDQADAQFHFVLNQSTNNIPALLGKACISFNKKDYRGSLAYYKKALRTNPGCPAEVRLGMGHCFVKLNKLEKARLAFSRALELNPKCVGALVGLAVLELNNKEADSIKNGVQLLSRAYTIDPSNPMVLNHLANHFFFKKDYSKVQHLALHAFHNTEVEAMQAESCYQLARSFHVQEDYDQAFQYYYQATQFASATFVLPFFGLGQMYVYRRDKENAAQCFEKVLKAYPNNYETMKILGSLYATSDDQEKRDIAKGHLKKVTEQYPDDVEAWIELAQILEQTDIQGALSAYGTATRILQEKVQADVPPEILNNLGALHFRLGNLGEAKKYFLASLERAKAEGEHDEHYYNAISVTTSYNLARLYEAMCEFHEAEKLYKNILREHPNYVDCYLRLGAMARDKGNFYEASDWFKEALQINQDHPDAWSLIGNLHLAKQEWGPGQKKFERILKQPSTQNDTYSMLALGNVWLQTLHQPTRDREKEKRHQDRALAIYKQVLRNDSKNLYAANGIGAVLAHKGYFREARDVFAQVREATADISDVWLNLAHIYVEQKQYISAVQMYENCLKKFYKYQNTEVLLYLARALFKCGKLQECKQMLLRARHVAPSDTVLMFNVALVLQRLATLVLKDEKSNLKAVLSAVKELELAHRYFSYLSKAGDKMRFDLALAASEARQCSDLLSQAQYHVARARKQDEEEKELRAKQDQERELLRQQLQREQEEKRIKEAEEQKKLLEQRTQYVEKTKNLLNFTDEMKESAKEKKKGGGGGGRRKKGAEYDDFVNDDSDEELPIRKKKRKAPRSGSEQEEDDEDGEKKQRRKRRRPKGGDDGSDEDEGGSRPKKQRKPRERKRIEKSKPERLPASLKGKIKSKAIISSSDSSSDEDGLKIAEDRHRDSGSGSEDGGHQKRIASDSESDEERRHSANSEEDDSGSERPVKKRRPQPQSDSEQSDNESKRSRSDGSEDESRPGSPAPVSEQASENEGSPQRSDNESEPEGSNNEASNRGSDDDSD
- the eif4g2a gene encoding eukaryotic translation initiation factor 4 gamma 2a, with protein sequence MYCISFSVYDKNDNPLTSEEEEQRAIAKIKMLGNIKFIGELGKLDLIHESILHKCIKTLLEKKKRVQLKDMGEDLECLCQIMRTVGPRLDHEKAKSLMDQYFSRMLSLMNNKDLPARIRFLLQDTVELRENNWVPRKAFIDNGPKTINQIRQDAVKDLGVFIPAMTPGMRSDLFQDAAFLQTRLTREILGGLADMFGQMPGCGIGTGPGVIQDRYSPTMGRHRTNPLFNGHGGHIAPALQSQFDKPFMKSNQGQNLLFQNQIQQQAQSKDVPPRFSKKGQLNVDEISLRPAQSFLLNKNQVPKLQPQIPNMIPPSAQPPRTSTPPLGQPPQLGLKTNPPPIQEKPQKASKKPPPAKEELLKMSETIIKEYLNNKKLSDAVNGVREMRAPKHFLPEMLSKIIVCSLDSMDEDKEHVSSLFHALRTEGLITGENFMQAFLNVLDQCPKLEGDIPLVKSYLAQFAARAVIADLMSIADLAHPLENGVHFPLFLLCLQQTAKLKDKEWLADLFQQSKVNMQKMLPEIDQNKDRMLEILEGKGLSFLFPLMKLEKELLKQIKADPAPQTIYKWIKDNISPKLHTDKGFVNILMTSFLQYIFHEIYLNETDEQLSSPSKEQLDQEKQLLFAFKPVMHKFLHDHVELQVSALYALQVHCNAKAFPKGMLLRYFVNFYDMEIIEEEAFLAWKEDITQEFPGKGKALFQVNQWLTWLETAEEEESEEEAD